Proteins from one Podospora pseudoanserina strain CBS 124.78 chromosome 1, whole genome shotgun sequence genomic window:
- a CDS encoding hypothetical protein (EggNog:ENOG503P2ZZ; COG:S): MSSSSRCSLYAELLANIRQISLVASLTSPSDASTRVAVAADGSTIELTHHGEVHKISLPAKIPLGSTLLPIDQRQNGTTALSWRLPLDGTVPQPHLSSDTPAWSATDFDVGVQVACRNCNTVVVEEGTVKVWKDLPSENWAEMMEFWHCHKPDHHHEDGHEHGHSRDEHFGKADEKSLAARGYGASSIISAQPGVGFVDLTTILFTERDCQNITYSNSAFEQGSLNRQDLPLTNNRSLNVFCSSCHSQLGFYVFRTAAVTLLKWQMSCKSASGSAPGITDCLAATIISTISRSASSKSLIMPINETESEVKQTVIYAWVLNANIVYSSSNGALGRPAIKLLYQKIPREEADKMLEAVTCEAQEINLPAIAIEKVVEHLDESNWLLPEKERVFREWRVGLLTR; this comes from the exons ATGTCATCTTCCAGTCGCTGCTCGCTTTACGCAGAGCTGCTAGCCAATATCCGCCAAATTTCACTGGTCGCTTCTCTCACATCGCCCAGTGATGCCTCCACCAGAGTTGCTGTGGCTGCTGACGGAAGCACCATCGAGTTGACACATCATGGCGAGGTTCACAAAATCAGTTTGCCTGCCAAGATACCTCTTGGCAGTACACTCCTTCCCATCGATCAGAGGCAAAACGGGACCACGGCTCTGTCATGGCGATTGCCACTTGATGGCACGGTTCCCCAACCGCATCTCTCTTCTGATACCCCCGCCTGGTCAGCGACAGACTTCGACGTCGGCGTCCAGGTCGCTTGCAGGAATTGCAATACCGtcgttgtggaggagggtacAGTAAAGGTCTGGAAAGACTTGCCAAGTGAGAACTGGGCCGAGATGATGGAATTCTGGCATTGTCACAAGCCGGATCACCATCATGAGGATGGACACGAGCACGGGCATTCCCGTGATGAGCACTTTGGCAAGGCAGATGAAAAGAGCCTGGCTGCTCGAGGCTATGGGGcttcatccatcatctcaGCTCAACCAGGTGTCGGTTTTGTTGACTTGACAACGATCCTTTTTACCGAACGCGATTGCCAGAATATCACG TACTCAAACTCAGCCTTTGAGCAAGGGTCATTAAATAGACAAGATCTGCCATTGACCAACAACCGCAGCTTGAATGTTTTTTGCTCTTCCTGCCACTCTCAACTCGGCTTCTACGTCTTTCGGACAGCAGCTGTCACCCTTCTAAAGTGGCAGATGTCTTGCAAGTCCGCATCTGGTTCAGCACCAGGCATCACTGATTGCCTGGCCGCGACTatcatctccaccatctcgcGGTCTGCCTCGTCAAAGTCGCTCATCATGCCCATTAATGAGACAGAATCGGAAGTCAAACAGACGGTGATTTACGCGTGGGTGCTCAACGCTAATATTGTGTACTCATCGAGTAATGGGGCGTTGGGAAGACCAGCTATCAAGCTGTTGTATCAGAAGATACCGCGAGAGGAAGCGGACAAGATGTTGGAGGCGGTGACGTGTGAGGCGCAGGAGATCAACCTGCCGGCGATCGCTATTGAGAAGGTGGTCGAGCATTTGGATGAGAGTAACTGGTTGTTACCGGAGAAGGAAAGGGTGTTTAGGGAGTGgagggtggggttgttgacgaGATGA
- the OGG1 gene encoding 8-oxoguanine glycosylase ogg1 (COG:L; BUSCO:EOG092628HC; EggNog:ENOG503NWHV), producing the protein MASEWRKLPLSLAELCIDTTLRCGQSFRWRKINNEWHCVLSNRLITLTQSPTHLSYKCTLPAINPPPHETTLPLLQSYLSLGVPLTQLYTQWSTTDPNFARRCSSFTGIRILNQDAWETLISFICSSNNNISRISSMVNNLCLHYGPYITTISGEPFHDFPSPEALSGPEVESHLRSLGFGYRAKYIADTAQIISQQRPKGWLDQIRNPAVPPADNPKFQPGEKPTYRKAHEALLELAGVGPKVSDCVCLMGLGWWESVPIDTHVWQIAQRDYNFGGKSKSKTFTKGMYESVGDHFRNIWGEYAGWAQSVLFTANLKSFAEQAKTGKKGKKEEEEDKENAGVVVKKEKVVKQEVARVVKNEELTVSSTRKRKAVKEESQQRDEDVKMEDVMDGLTLSSQVSQVSTTSTTTRRVSKRIKARESQ; encoded by the exons ATGGCCTCCGAATGGCGAAAATTACCCCTGAGCCTAGCCGAGCTCTGTATCGACACAACCCTTCGCTGTGGAC AATCCTTCCGCTGGCGTAAAATAAACAATGAATGGCACTGCGTCCTCTCCAACCGCCTCATCACCCTGACCCAATCCCCAACTCATCTCTCATACAAAtgcaccctccccgccatcaacccacccccacatgaaaccaccctccccctcttaCAATCCtacctctccctcggcgtTCCACTCACCCAGCTCTACACCCAATGGtccaccaccgaccccaACTTCGCTCGGCgctgctcctccttcaccggcATCCGCATTTTGAACCAAGACGCCTGGGAaaccctcatctccttcatctgcagctccaacaacaacatctcgCGAATCAGCTCCATGGTGAACAACCTCTGCCTCCACTACGGCCCTTACATCACCACCATATCAGGGGAACCCTTCCATGACTTCCCCTCACCAGAAGCCCTCTCCGGACCAGAGGTTGAATCCCACCTCCGCTCTCTCGGATTTGGCTACCGCGCCAAATACATCGCCGATACCGCGCAAATCATCTCTCAGCAACGACCAAAAGGGTGGTTGGATCAAATTCGCAACCCGGCCGTACCACCAGCGGATAACCCCAAGTTTCAACCTGGGGAGAAGCCCACTTATCGCAAGGCACATGAGGCATTGCTTGAACTAGCAGGTGTTGGACCCAAAGTGTCTGATTGTGTTtgtttgatggggttggggtggtgggaatcTGTTCCAATCGACACGCACGTCTGGCAGATCGCACAGCGAGATTACAATTTCGGTGGAAAGTCCAAAAGCAAAACTTTTACAAAGGGGATGTATGAGAGTGTAGGGGATCATTTCAGGAACATCTGGGGGGAGTACGCGGGTTGGGCGCAGAGTGTTCTTTTCACTGCTAACCTCAAGTCGTTTGCTGAGCAGGCGAAGACaggaaagaaggggaagaaagaagaagaagaggacaaGGAAAATGCCGGCGTGgttgtgaagaaggagaaggtggtaAAGCAAGAAGTGGCAAGAGTGGTGAAAAATGAAGAGTTGACGGTTTCGAGCACGAGAAAAAGGAAGGCTGTCAAGGAGGAGTCGCAGCAAAGGGATGAAGATGTCAAAATGGAGGATGTAATGGATGGGTTGACGCTTAGCTCGCAGGTGTCGCAGGTTTCGACGACGAGTACGACGACCAGAAGGGTGAGTAAGAGGATAAAGGCGAGGGAAAGTCAatga
- a CDS encoding hypothetical protein (COG:A; EggNog:ENOG503NUP9), whose translation MNGDNYSSRDSGRYGSSRDHQSSRRDRDDRRDRGDPRDSRGSRRRSRSPPDYRSGGRSRRDEGAGGGDVDAYSSSRSHRDREREDRYTGGRDRRGGDRGGDREWDRDRGGRSRRDDDDGRRERRGERPDRDVIDDRRGGGRRGGGDRDADRERERERRRSASPPPKKREPTPDLTDIVPILERRRRLTQWDIKPPGYDNVTAEQAKLSGMFPLPGAPRQQAMDPTKLQAFMSQPGGAVNSAALKPTNSRQAKRLILSNIPASATDDSIVNFFNLQLNGLNVIEQTDPCLLCNISPDRSFAMLEFRNNTDATVALALDGITMDADDHQANGNGAAATGLKIRRPKDYIVPAIVEDPNYDPDSSVPSTNVVDGPNKISVTNIPPYLTEDQVMELLVSFGKLKSFVFVKDNGTQEPRGIAFLEYADSSVTDVAISGLNNMMLGEKALKVQKASIGITQVAGELSVNAMSMLAGTTPSDNDAGRVLQLLNMVTADELMDNDDYEEIRDDVQEECEKFGKIVSLKIPRPVGGSRQSAGVGKIFIKFENHEAANKALRALAGRKFADRTVVTTYFPEENFDVNAW comes from the exons ATGAACGGAGATAACTACTCCTCCAgag ACAGTGGTCGTTACGGCTCATCTCGCGATCATCAG TCCTCCAGACGTGATCGCGACGATAGACGCGACCGTGGTGACCCCCGCGACAGCAGAGGTAGCAGGAGACGGTCCAGATCCCCACCAGATTATCGTAGCGGCGGTAGATCTCGTCGCGACGAAGgtgctggcggcggagatGTCGACGCATATTCTTCCAGCCGAAGCCATCGTGATAGAGAGCGCGAGGACCGATACACTGGAGGACGGGATCGCCGAGGAGGGGATCGTGGCGGTGATAGGGAATGGGACCGGGACAGAGGTGGCCGAAGCAGGcgtgacgacgacgatgggaGACGCGAGCGCCGCGGGGAGCGCCCTGATCGGGATGTTATCGACGATCgccggggtggtggaagacgCGGTGGTGGCGATAGGGACGCCGacagagagagggaaagggaacgCCGTCGCAGTGCATCGCCGCCCCCCAAGAAGCGCGAACCCACTCCCGACTTGACCGATATCGTGCCGATCCTCGAACGCAGACGACGTCTTACACAATGGGATATCAAACCACCCGGATACGACAATGTCACGGCCGAACAAGCCAAGCTTTCGGGCATGTTCCCGCTTCCAGGAGCCCCCAGACAGCAGGCCATGGATCCAACGAAGTTGCAGGCCTTCATGAGCCAGCCAGGTGGAGCGGTCAATAGCGCTGCTCTCAAGCCCACGAACTCCCGCCAGGCCAAGCGCTTGATTCTGTCAAATATCCCCGCCTCAGCAACCGACGACAGCATCGTCAACTTCTTTAACCTACAGCTCAACGGCTTGAACGTCATTGAGCAGACGGACCCATGCCTTCTCTGCAACATCTCCCCAGACCGGTCGTTTGCTATGCTTGAGTTCCGCAACAATACAGATGCGACGGTGGCGCTGGCTCTCGACGGCATCACGATGGATGCTGATGATCACCAGGCGAACGGAAACGGTGCTGCGGCCACAGGGTTGAAGATCCGTCGGCCGAAGGATTACATTGTCCCTGCGATCGTGGAGGACCCCAACTATGACCCCGACTCCAGTGTGCCATCAACcaatgttgttgatggcccGAACAAGATCAGTGTTACCAACATCCCTCCTTATCTCACCGAAGATCAGGTTATGGAGCTTCTCGTTAGCTTTGGCAAGCTCAAGTCGTTTGTGTTTGTGAAGGATAATGGCACACAAGAGCCAAGG GGCATTGCGTTCTTGGAGTACGCCGATTCCAGCGTCACGGATGTTGCAATCAGTGGTCTCAACAACATGATGCTTGGAGAGAAGGCGCTCAAGGTTCAGAAGGCCAGCATTGGCATCACCCAGGTTGCTGGTGAACTCAGTGTCAACGCCATGTCTATGCTTGCTGGTACTACTCCCTCGGACAATGACGCCGGTAGAGTCCTCCAGCTCCTAAACATGGTCACTGCGGATGAGCTCATGGATAACGATGATTACGAAG AAATTCGTGATGATGTACAAGAGGAGTGCGAGAAGTTTGGCAAGATCGTCTCCCTCAAGATTCCTCGGCCGGTCGGTGGCAGCCGACAGTCAGCCGGCGTGGGCAAGATCTTCATCAAGTTCGAGAACCATGAAGCCGCCAACAAGGCTCTCCGGGCTTTGGCCGGGCGGAAGTTCGCTGACCGGACTGTGGTGACGACATATTTCCCCGAG GAGAACTTCGATGTTAATGCGTGGTAA
- the RPS13 gene encoding ribosomal 40S subunit protein S13 (EggNog:ENOG503P1R2; COG:J; BUSCO:EOG0926514P), whose product MGRLHSKGKGISASAIPYSRNPPAWLKTTPEQVVDQICKLAKKGATPSQIGVILRDSHGVAQTKVVTGNKILRILKSNGLAPALPEDLFSLIKKAVAVRKHLERNRKDKDGKFRLILIESRIHRLARYYKTVGVLPPTWKYESSTASTLVG is encoded by the exons ATGGGTCGTCTTCACTCCAAGGGAAAGGGCATTTCTGCCTCCGCCATCCCCTACTCCCGCAACCCCCCCGCCTGGCTCAAGACCACCCCCGAGCAGGTCGTTGATCAGATTTGCAAGCTCGCCAAGAAGGGTGCTACCCCTTCCCAGATCGGTGTCATCCTCCGTGACTCCCACGGCGTTGCCCAGACCAAGGTCGTTACTG GCAACAAGATCCTCCGTATTCTCAAGAGCAACG GCCTTGCCCCCGCTCTTCCTGAGGATCTCTTC TCCCTGATCAAGAAGGCTGTCGCTGTCCGCAAGCACCTTGAGCGCAACCGCAAGGACAAGGACGGCAAGTTCCGCCTTATTCTCATCGAGTCCCGTATCCATCGTTTGGCCCGTTACTACAAGACCGTCGgtgtcctcccccccacctgGAAGTACGAGTCCTCTACTGCCAGCACCCTCGTCGGTTAA